The Verrucomicrobiota bacterium genome segment TTCGTCGCTCGGGCCCACCCCCAACGATTTGGTCGCGAACGACACCTGGCCCAAAAGCTTGGCCCGACTCGCCCGGAGCAGCTACATTGGCCTAATGAGGCTTCCCGAGCGGATCACAGTCGACCCAGACATCATGATGGGCAAACCGTGCGTGCGCGGCACGCGCATCCCCGTTGACCTGCTCTTGCAGAAAATGGCGGCCGGCGAAATCGCGGAAGCGCTCTTGGCAGCTTATCCCCAGCTCAGCCGGGCGTACCTTCACGCCGTCTGGGAGTATG includes the following:
- a CDS encoding DUF433 domain-containing protein produces the protein MRLPERITVDPDIMMGKPCVRGTRIPVDLLLQKMAAGEIAEALLAAYPQLSRAYLHAVWEYAARSAAEEVVLAAD